Proteins encoded by one window of Chondrinema litorale:
- a CDS encoding TonB-dependent receptor domain-containing protein: protein MCKPLFFCFLLFITSVAYSQTTIKGKLTDATENSPIEYGSLAIYQSNDSSLVGGSISNDNGDFIIKDINAGNYYLIAKFLGFEPVKIENLLVSKDQNIQLGTIALVPNQQFLNEIEISGKKVTATHKIDRQVFQASLFESGKGGTATDILRNMPSVSVNAQGVISVRGSTGFVVMINGKPVQTSPETILNQLPANAIDNIEIITAPSAKYDPEGKAGMINIITKQGATDGLYLLVNGKVGLPSIQNYNNAENASRYGGDFTLNFRKKDWDISVGTSYSRNDLAGRREGNVYTIIDDTLTTFPSDGERSFDETSYSGRFSIAYTPNKNNAFNLGFYAGKRSKDRTADILYYDNNAQNISTGNRIYTYQYFNENLRIRKGDFVLGSIDYSHKFENSSTLSTSLLYEYTMLGGPTTNKNLSWPNTTEIVQEEYNTNDNPLKGFRFQLDYKTAKLPIGVLEMGYQFRNLDHTGDFVYERKNLETGIFELVPEFSSSVNLQRILHSAYSQLSGSKGKFEYQAGLRIEMMDRALYLKDKLGLIDSTYNYDFVKLYPSASLLYQVNSNLKLKAAYSKRVERTTTFKMNPFPEREHSETFEQGDPELKPEFIDLLETGIIYDFGDNSIFLNAYFRNVENLVNRVNTIYNDTILNRIYSNVGRARTIGAELGTELNPYNWLKIFAGFNIYKSNIKGAFDNRPIDRSSWMYNINGNANFGIARNWRIQFSINYLSKQLTAQGEDSKYLVPNLSIRKTFLDERLTATLQWLNIDMGLWEANEQRITTWRDNEFYTTTNYVYEVDMLILNLSYTLNKSNNKAKFIKSEFGEKEF, encoded by the coding sequence ATGTGCAAACCATTATTCTTCTGCTTTCTTTTATTCATAACTTCAGTTGCTTACAGCCAAACTACTATTAAAGGTAAACTTACCGATGCTACAGAAAATAGCCCGATTGAATATGGCAGCCTAGCCATTTACCAAAGTAACGACAGCTCATTAGTTGGAGGGAGCATTTCTAATGATAATGGTGATTTTATTATTAAAGACATTAATGCCGGTAACTATTACCTAATAGCCAAATTTCTTGGTTTTGAACCAGTAAAAATTGAGAATCTTTTAGTCTCAAAAGATCAAAATATACAGCTCGGAACAATTGCTCTGGTTCCAAATCAGCAATTTTTAAACGAAATAGAAATTTCTGGTAAAAAAGTAACAGCCACACATAAAATTGATAGACAAGTATTTCAGGCAAGTTTGTTTGAATCTGGTAAGGGTGGAACCGCTACCGATATTTTACGAAATATGCCCTCTGTAAGTGTAAATGCTCAAGGTGTAATTTCTGTGAGAGGTTCTACAGGTTTTGTAGTAATGATTAATGGCAAACCTGTTCAAACAAGTCCCGAAACAATATTAAATCAGCTTCCGGCAAATGCCATAGATAATATAGAAATTATTACTGCTCCTTCTGCTAAATATGATCCTGAAGGAAAAGCCGGAATGATTAACATTATTACGAAACAAGGTGCTACAGATGGTTTATATTTATTAGTTAATGGAAAAGTAGGGTTACCTAGCATTCAAAATTATAATAATGCAGAAAATGCATCTCGCTATGGCGGTGATTTTACTTTAAACTTTCGTAAAAAGGATTGGGATATTTCTGTAGGTACCAGCTACTCACGAAACGATTTAGCAGGTAGAAGAGAAGGAAATGTGTATACGATTATTGACGATACACTAACTACTTTTCCTTCTGATGGGGAACGAAGTTTCGATGAAACAAGCTACTCTGGCAGATTTTCAATTGCTTATACACCTAATAAAAACAATGCATTTAATTTGGGCTTTTATGCTGGTAAAAGATCTAAAGATAGAACTGCCGACATTTTGTATTACGATAATAATGCACAGAATATAAGCACTGGTAACAGAATATACACCTATCAATATTTTAATGAAAACCTTAGAATAAGAAAAGGCGATTTTGTTTTAGGCAGTATCGATTATAGTCATAAATTCGAAAATAGCTCTACCCTTTCCACTTCCCTTTTATATGAATATACTATGTTAGGTGGTCCTACTACTAACAAAAATCTAAGTTGGCCAAACACTACAGAAATTGTTCAAGAAGAATATAATACAAATGATAATCCTTTAAAAGGTTTCCGTTTTCAGCTAGATTACAAAACTGCCAAATTACCCATTGGTGTTTTAGAAATGGGATATCAGTTTAGAAATTTAGACCATACAGGAGATTTTGTATATGAGCGAAAAAATTTGGAAACGGGTATTTTTGAATTGGTACCTGAGTTTTCAAGTTCTGTAAACTTACAACGCATTTTACATTCTGCTTACTCTCAGCTTTCTGGTTCTAAAGGAAAGTTTGAATACCAAGCAGGTTTACGAATAGAAATGATGGACAGGGCACTGTATTTAAAAGATAAACTTGGTTTAATTGATAGCACTTATAATTATGATTTTGTAAAACTGTACCCAAGTGCAAGCTTACTTTATCAAGTAAATTCCAATTTAAAACTTAAAGCAGCTTATAGTAAACGAGTAGAAAGAACTACCACTTTCAAAATGAATCCTTTTCCAGAAAGAGAGCATTCTGAAACATTTGAGCAAGGTGATCCTGAGCTAAAACCAGAATTTATAGATTTATTAGAAACAGGTATTATATACGACTTTGGCGATAATTCTATCTTTCTAAACGCTTATTTTAGAAATGTAGAAAATCTTGTAAACCGTGTAAATACGATATATAATGACACTATTCTCAATCGTATTTATTCTAATGTTGGTAGAGCCAGAACAATTGGAGCAGAACTGGGCACAGAATTAAATCCTTATAACTGGTTAAAAATCTTTGCTGGTTTTAATATTTATAAATCTAATATTAAAGGTGCTTTTGATAATAGACCAATAGATAGGTCTAGTTGGATGTATAATATTAATGGAAATGCAAACTTTGGTATAGCTCGAAACTGGAGAATTCAATTCTCTATAAATTATCTTTCTAAACAACTGACTGCACAAGGCGAAGACTCTAAATATTTAGTACCAAATCTTTCTATAAGGAAAACATTTTTAGACGAAAGACTCACAGCTACATTGCAATGGTTAAACATAGATATGGGCTTATGGGAAGCCAATGAACAACGAATTACTACTTGGAGAGATAATGAGTTTTATACAACTACTAATTATGTATACGAAGTTGATATGCTAATTTTAAACCTCAGTTATACCTTAAATAAGTCTAATAATAAAGCCAAGTTTATAAAAAGTGAATTTGGCGAAAAGGAATTTTAA
- a CDS encoding helix-turn-helix domain-containing protein, with the protein MELSTTQKSHNPSLLSDFHKFKSLLNENFIALRQVGEYASLMNISTYRLNTVCTSAVRKPAMAIIKERVLIEAKNMVAHTSMNVSEIAYNLNFSDTSNFIKFFKSQTSLTPIEYREKI; encoded by the coding sequence ATGGAACTATCTACTACACAAAAAAGCCATAATCCTTCCCTCCTATCAGACTTTCATAAATTTAAATCTTTGCTAAACGAAAATTTTATAGCGCTAAGGCAAGTAGGAGAATATGCAAGTTTAATGAACATTAGTACTTATAGGCTAAATACAGTTTGCACATCGGCAGTTCGCAAACCAGCAATGGCTATAATTAAAGAAAGAGTTTTAATTGAAGCAAAAAACATGGTAGCCCATACAAGTATGAATGTGTCTGAGATTGCCTATAATTTAAATTTTAGCGATACATCTAACTTTATTAAATTTTTCAAATCTCAAACATCGCTTACACCAATAGAATATAGAGAGAAAATATAA
- a CDS encoding beta-N-acetylhexosaminidase, producing the protein MRNLLLSIMLCLVAQTIMAQHSIIPEPVNYNGNGETLTIKENLAFNILTKDKEAIEYTNQFIAFVEDFGIKTTKEKSSDAPAISINLNKKKNTELGTEGYTLKVTASEISLTANEAAGIFNGFQTLKQLLPATPKVAPSDGLKIAGCTITDYPRFKWRGLMLDVSRHFFTVDEVKEYIDKMAEYKFNVFHWHLTDDNGWRIEIKSLPKLTEIGAWRVERYGRFGENRPTPQEDEATPYGGFYTQEHIKDVIQYAANKNITIVPEIDVPGHSMAALAAYPELSSDKKPKYVSPGDKFSEWYGDGTFKMLVENALNPSDEKVYEFLDKVFTEVAELFPGEYIHMGGDECYHGYWEENSEVRAFMEKNNIADGEELQSYFVSRVEKIITSKGKKVIGWDEILAGELAKNTAVMSWQGMKGGIKAAKMEHPVVMSPTTFAYLDYSQGDHNVENWIYAKLSLEKTYTFEPVPEGVDAKYILGGQGNLWTEVIPTMPFALYMTYPRALSLSETLWSPKAKKNWDSFIKKTEVHFDRFDATGTNISKAVYEPQVKIYEKDGKMFCELSNSIPNSKIYYTIDNTYPVNFGNEYTVAFEIPNGELNLRTQTFRDNKALGREIIISREELRARIKK; encoded by the coding sequence ATGAGAAACCTATTATTATCAATTATGCTTTGCCTTGTAGCTCAAACTATTATGGCGCAGCACTCAATAATACCTGAACCGGTAAATTACAATGGAAATGGTGAAACGCTAACTATTAAAGAAAACCTCGCTTTTAATATTCTTACTAAAGATAAAGAAGCGATTGAGTATACAAATCAATTTATAGCATTTGTAGAAGATTTTGGAATAAAAACTACCAAAGAAAAGTCGAGCGATGCACCTGCTATTTCAATCAATCTTAATAAGAAAAAAAATACTGAATTAGGTACCGAAGGATATACATTAAAAGTTACTGCAAGCGAAATAAGCTTAACTGCTAATGAAGCGGCTGGTATATTCAATGGTTTTCAAACATTAAAACAATTGTTACCTGCAACGCCAAAAGTAGCTCCATCTGATGGATTAAAAATAGCAGGTTGTACCATTACAGATTATCCAAGATTTAAATGGAGAGGTTTAATGCTTGATGTAAGCCGCCATTTTTTTACAGTAGATGAAGTTAAAGAATACATCGATAAAATGGCAGAGTATAAATTCAATGTTTTCCACTGGCATTTAACCGATGACAATGGATGGAGAATTGAAATAAAATCTTTGCCTAAGTTAACAGAAATCGGTGCATGGAGAGTTGAGAGATACGGTAGATTTGGAGAAAACAGACCGACTCCACAAGAAGATGAAGCCACTCCATATGGTGGATTCTACACACAAGAACATATTAAAGATGTAATCCAATATGCTGCTAATAAAAACATTACAATTGTACCTGAAATAGATGTTCCAGGACATAGCATGGCAGCATTGGCAGCTTATCCAGAGTTATCTTCTGATAAAAAACCAAAATATGTGAGCCCAGGAGATAAATTTTCTGAGTGGTATGGAGATGGTACTTTTAAGATGTTGGTTGAAAATGCATTGAATCCATCAGACGAAAAAGTATATGAGTTTTTAGACAAAGTATTTACAGAAGTAGCAGAGCTATTTCCGGGTGAATATATCCACATGGGTGGCGACGAATGCTATCATGGCTATTGGGAAGAAAATTCTGAAGTAAGAGCGTTTATGGAGAAAAACAACATTGCTGATGGCGAAGAGTTACAAAGCTATTTTGTGAGCAGAGTTGAGAAAATAATTACAAGTAAGGGTAAAAAAGTAATTGGCTGGGACGAAATACTTGCTGGAGAATTAGCTAAAAATACAGCAGTAATGAGCTGGCAAGGAATGAAAGGTGGAATAAAAGCGGCAAAAATGGAACATCCGGTAGTAATGTCTCCAACTACTTTTGCTTATTTAGATTACTCTCAGGGAGACCACAATGTAGAAAACTGGATTTATGCAAAGCTCAGTCTAGAAAAAACATATACGTTTGAACCCGTTCCAGAAGGTGTAGATGCCAAATATATTTTAGGCGGACAAGGTAACTTATGGACAGAGGTTATACCAACCATGCCATTTGCTTTATATATGACCTACCCAAGAGCACTTTCATTATCAGAAACTTTATGGAGCCCTAAAGCAAAGAAAAACTGGGATTCATTCATCAAGAAGACAGAAGTGCACTTCGATAGATTTGATGCAACTGGTACTAATATTAGTAAAGCGGTGTATGAGCCACAAGTAAAAATCTATGAAAAAGACGGAAAGATGTTTTGCGAGCTTTCCAATTCTATACCTAACAGTAAAATCTACTACACAATAGATAACACCTACCCTGTTAATTTTGGAAATGAGTATACAGTAGCTTTTGAAATTCCGAATGGAGAATTGAATTTAAGAACACAAACATTTAGAGATAACAAAGCACTTGGCAGAGAAATCATTATCTCTAGAGAAGAGTTAAGAGCTCGAATCAAGAAATAA
- a CDS encoding TlpA family protein disulfide reductase, which yields MKTSILTSLLILLSLAAHSSPILTIEFDDIKSGNIFLINVQKELADTLSIKNGKVTYEAKIAAPTFFYLIVDGYNNTRPLELVLSSQLTEMNFESYKVVGENTVDEAYPNNPIFISDPNNNIAFFEFLSSWKSFYNTIQALSENNSEEQLEKRKNTYHTFLSDNKQIIEKNSDKYVSANIIDFLLSNNLLQFETLQTYYDLLSTKVKESYLGFKIGEKSGKAGYFQPGKPAPEITLVDMQGKKYNLQSLKGKSVLLHFWSSSCAPCIKEAPDLLKLQQGNTENLVVINFSLDTDDSKWKKGIERAGIEEMINVCDLQAYNSVTAKSFDVTFIPVYYLIDANGNISLKGTLRQITEKIKENMP from the coding sequence ATGAAAACCTCAATTTTGACAAGCCTGTTGATTCTCTTATCATTAGCTGCTCATTCTAGTCCAATTCTTACGATTGAATTTGATGATATAAAATCAGGGAATATATTTCTCATTAATGTGCAGAAAGAGTTGGCTGATACTTTGTCTATTAAGAATGGTAAAGTTACATATGAAGCCAAGATAGCTGCCCCAACTTTTTTTTATTTGATAGTCGATGGATATAATAATACACGCCCACTAGAACTAGTACTTTCCAGCCAGTTGACAGAAATGAACTTTGAAAGTTACAAAGTAGTGGGTGAAAATACTGTAGATGAGGCTTATCCGAATAATCCTATTTTTATTTCAGACCCGAATAATAACATCGCATTTTTTGAATTTTTATCCAGTTGGAAAAGCTTTTACAACACGATTCAGGCGCTATCTGAAAATAACTCAGAAGAACAATTAGAAAAAAGAAAGAACACCTATCATACATTTCTATCAGACAATAAACAAATTATTGAGAAAAATAGCGATAAATATGTGTCTGCTAATATTATTGATTTTTTGCTCAGTAATAACCTACTTCAATTTGAAACTTTGCAAACGTATTATGATTTACTGAGTACTAAAGTAAAAGAATCTTATTTGGGTTTTAAGATTGGTGAAAAATCAGGTAAAGCTGGTTACTTTCAACCTGGTAAACCAGCTCCAGAAATAACACTCGTAGATATGCAAGGCAAAAAATATAACCTCCAAAGTTTGAAGGGTAAAAGTGTACTACTTCATTTTTGGTCATCATCTTGTGCACCTTGCATCAAAGAAGCCCCAGACTTACTAAAGCTCCAACAGGGAAATACTGAAAACCTAGTTGTAATAAATTTCTCACTTGACACGGATGACTCCAAATGGAAAAAAGGCATTGAAAGAGCTGGTATTGAAGAAATGATCAATGTATGTGATTTGCAAGCATATAACAGTGTTACTGCTAAAAGTTTTGATGTAACCTTTATACCTGTTTACTACTTAATTGATGCTAATGGTAATATTTCTTTAAAAGGTACGCTCCGTCAAATTACAGAAAAAATCAAGGAAAATATGCCATAA
- a CDS encoding IS110 family transposase: MKKKITMEVVNPLAAGIDVGSRSHFVSIGQTKEDVREFGVYTKDHNAMIEWLKKAKITTVAMESTGSYWQTLFSALQLAEFEVILVNGRDVKNVKGKKTDMLDCIWIQKLHSLGLLRGSYLPDEHTRELHTYCLYRQKLIEQSSKYINRIQKNLRLMNIRLDVAINDITGKTGSAILNAILLGERNPKTLSELADVRVKKSKEEIAKSLDGEWKDDLLYVIKDCWQTYQYYQDRIRDLDICVENTLKKGLNIIKKVKLPDVGMKQLSKNDPKFDLRSLAYQILGIDLYQIGGVRNGTVLTVLSTLGSGINKFPTSKHFVSWLRLAPNNKISGGKILSSRTQKGKNQLSISLRRAANAIGNTKTHPLKKFFSRIAYKKGRGAAITATARKLAVIIYRMLLYKEDFNPGLHANEERERLKKIIAVRKKVAALNLTDAEKGAIFT; encoded by the coding sequence ATGAAAAAGAAAATCACAATGGAGGTAGTTAATCCCCTTGCAGCCGGTATTGATGTAGGTTCTAGAAGTCATTTTGTAAGTATTGGTCAAACAAAAGAAGATGTTAGAGAATTTGGTGTATATACCAAAGATCATAATGCAATGATTGAGTGGTTAAAGAAAGCTAAGATTACTACGGTAGCCATGGAAAGTACAGGTAGTTATTGGCAAACATTATTTAGTGCATTACAATTGGCAGAATTTGAGGTAATACTGGTTAATGGCAGGGATGTAAAAAATGTGAAAGGTAAAAAGACAGATATGTTAGATTGTATTTGGATTCAAAAACTACACAGTCTGGGGCTTTTAAGAGGTAGTTATTTACCTGATGAACATACTCGAGAATTGCATACCTATTGTTTATATAGACAGAAATTAATAGAACAAAGCTCCAAGTATATAAATAGAATACAGAAGAATCTTCGCTTAATGAATATTAGGTTAGATGTTGCTATCAATGATATTACAGGTAAAACTGGTTCTGCTATCCTTAATGCTATTCTTTTAGGAGAGAGAAATCCCAAAACACTTTCAGAACTAGCAGATGTAAGGGTCAAAAAAAGTAAAGAAGAAATTGCTAAATCTTTAGATGGGGAATGGAAAGACGACCTACTATATGTTATTAAAGACTGTTGGCAAACTTATCAATATTACCAAGACAGAATTCGAGACCTAGATATTTGCGTAGAAAATACACTAAAAAAGGGGCTTAATATTATTAAAAAAGTAAAACTTCCAGATGTTGGAATGAAACAGCTAAGTAAAAATGATCCAAAATTTGATTTACGTTCACTGGCCTATCAGATACTTGGCATAGATCTATATCAAATTGGAGGGGTTCGAAATGGGACAGTATTAACAGTTTTGAGCACATTGGGAAGTGGAATTAATAAATTTCCTACCTCTAAACACTTTGTGAGTTGGCTAAGGTTAGCTCCTAATAATAAAATAAGTGGTGGCAAAATATTAAGTAGTAGGACTCAAAAAGGGAAAAATCAGTTGAGCATTTCACTTAGAAGAGCTGCTAATGCAATTGGAAATACTAAAACTCACCCACTTAAAAAGTTTTTTTCTAGAATCGCTTACAAAAAAGGTAGAGGTGCAGCTATTACTGCTACTGCCAGAAAATTAGCTGTAATTATTTATAGGATGCTTCTCTATAAAGAGGACTTCAATCCAGGACTCCATGCGAATGAGGAAAGGGAAAGGCTGAAAAAGATCATAGCAGTCAGGAAAAAAGTGGCAGCATTGAACCTTACTGATGCCGAAAAGGGAGCTATTTTCACTTAG
- a CDS encoding transposase, producing MKNKEKLQKTTTKTRVDSTEVVPTKRSFALAQRQEIIEYYNTGYFTAEILCKRYGISVNLFRQWLRSEKRREQNQLKNSQCQMDDPDYKDKDAEIAALKKALQQKEKELNYAKMKHKALDILIEIAEERFDIIIKLAAAKKSGPWR from the coding sequence ATGAAAAACAAAGAAAAATTACAAAAAACAACAACGAAAACGAGGGTCGACTCGACAGAGGTCGTCCCAACGAAACGAAGTTTTGCGCTAGCACAGCGTCAGGAGATTATCGAATACTATAACACAGGGTATTTTACTGCAGAAATTCTTTGCAAAAGATATGGTATATCGGTAAACTTGTTTAGGCAGTGGTTAAGATCAGAAAAACGAAGAGAACAAAACCAACTCAAAAACAGTCAATGCCAAATGGATGATCCAGACTACAAGGATAAAGATGCTGAAATTGCAGCCCTCAAAAAAGCACTCCAACAAAAAGAGAAAGAGCTGAATTATGCTAAAATGAAGCATAAGGCATTGGATATTTTAATTGAAATCGCTGAAGAAAGATTTGACATCATAATAAAGCTTGCAGCTGCAAAAAAGTCTGGGCCTTGGCGGTAG
- a CDS encoding IS3 family transposase, giving the protein MAVDKMRLVFPLLSLTLICSFYDRHRQSYYEAVRREKAYQEIADKVIKKVSSLREVLPGIGTSKLHFLMKDWLETEGIKMGRDKLHELLRERNLLIKKRDGIRTTNSNHHYRKYNDKRRSLEVTRPERLWVSDITYVPVKGNYSYLSLVTDAYSRKVVGWAMEDSLEAEGPMKALQMALKQRKNDKKMDLMHHSDRGSQYCSNDYTKLLKKNKIEISMVQTGDPRDNGIAERMHRTLKTEFLYGKPKGFLSTAAASETMEKNIEAYNNMRPHASVDYLTPAQAHCLEGKIHKRWKAPDWKNRKSRKKEINLEDYYEFNGVKGF; this is encoded by the coding sequence TTGGCGGTAGACAAGATGCGTCTTGTGTTTCCATTGTTGAGTTTGACCTTAATCTGTAGTTTTTATGATCGACATCGGCAAAGTTATTATGAGGCTGTACGACGTGAGAAAGCTTATCAAGAAATAGCAGATAAAGTCATCAAAAAAGTAAGTTCACTCAGAGAAGTATTACCAGGTATTGGTACTTCAAAACTGCATTTTTTGATGAAGGATTGGCTGGAAACTGAAGGGATTAAAATGGGCAGAGACAAGCTCCATGAGCTTCTCAGAGAAAGAAATTTGCTGATAAAAAAAAGAGATGGCATCAGAACTACTAACTCCAATCATCATTACAGGAAATACAATGATAAACGCAGAAGTTTAGAAGTTACTAGACCAGAGAGATTATGGGTATCAGATATTACGTACGTCCCAGTTAAAGGGAATTACTCATATCTAAGTTTGGTTACTGATGCTTACTCTAGAAAAGTAGTCGGCTGGGCAATGGAAGATAGTCTAGAAGCTGAAGGACCAATGAAAGCTTTACAAATGGCATTAAAACAGCGAAAAAATGATAAGAAAATGGATTTAATGCATCATTCTGACAGAGGTAGTCAATATTGTTCCAATGATTATACAAAGCTTTTGAAGAAAAATAAGATTGAAATTAGTATGGTTCAAACTGGAGATCCAAGAGACAACGGGATTGCTGAGAGAATGCACAGGACATTGAAAACGGAGTTCTTATATGGTAAACCCAAAGGTTTTTTATCTACTGCAGCAGCTTCAGAAACTATGGAAAAGAATATTGAGGCCTATAATAATATGAGGCCTCATGCCAGTGTGGATTACCTCACCCCTGCCCAAGCTCATTGCTTGGAGGGTAAGATTCATAAACGGTGGAAAGCTCCCGATTGGAAAAATCGAAAAAGCAGGAAAAAGGAAATCAATCTAGAAGACTACTACGAATTTAATGGCGTGAAAGGATTCTAA